The following coding sequences are from one Verrucosispora sp. WMMD573 window:
- a CDS encoding methylated-DNA--[protein]-cysteine S-methyltransferase → MRWTVLDSPIGEFSVATDGDGVCGAHFGPVGDGTTEPADETSRRAVAELRAYFAGELTDFGVPVTVPRGSAFERAVWREMTRIPYGETLTYGEVARRVGDAGAARAVGVACNRNPIPVIVPCHRIIGAGGKLVGFGGGLDRKVKLLELEARVALQRAWS, encoded by the coding sequence ATGCGTTGGACCGTGCTCGACTCACCGATCGGGGAGTTCTCCGTGGCCACCGACGGGGACGGCGTCTGCGGGGCGCATTTCGGCCCGGTCGGTGACGGGACGACCGAGCCGGCCGACGAAACCTCCCGACGGGCGGTGGCCGAACTGCGTGCGTACTTCGCCGGGGAGTTGACCGACTTCGGGGTGCCGGTGACCGTGCCGCGCGGCTCCGCTTTCGAGCGGGCGGTGTGGCGGGAGATGACCCGCATCCCGTACGGCGAGACGCTGACCTACGGCGAGGTGGCCCGGCGGGTCGGTGACGCCGGAGCGGCCCGGGCGGTCGGCGTGGCCTGCAACCGCAACCCCATCCCGGTGATCGTGCCGTGTCACCGCATCATCGGGGCGGGCGGGAAGCTTGTCGGTTTCGGCGGTGGCCTGGACCGCAAGGTCAAACTGCTGGAGTTGGAGGCCCGGGTGGCCCTGCAACGCGCCTGGTCCTGA
- a CDS encoding inositol-3-phosphate synthase, which translates to MGSVRVAIVGVGNCASSLVQGVEYYRNADPNDRVPGLMHVTFGDYHVSDVQFVAAFDVDAKKVGMDLAEAIVASENNTIKLCDVPPTGVTVQRGPTFDGLGQYYREIVEESDATPVDVAKALRDAQVDVVVSYLPVGSEQADKFYAQAAMNAGCAFVNALPVFIASDPEWAQKFTDAGLPIVGDDIKSQVGATIVHRALAKLFEDRGVELLRTYQLNFGGNMDFMNMLERNRLVSKKISKTQSVTSQVPHEMAKSDVHIGPSDHVPWLDDRKWAYIRLEGRSFGDTPLNAELKLEVWDSPNSAGVIIDAVRAAKIALDRKIGGPILSASSYFMKSPPVQYADHDAHAAVEAFIAGEVER; encoded by the coding sequence ATGGGCTCCGTCCGCGTCGCCATCGTCGGTGTGGGTAACTGCGCCTCGTCCCTGGTACAGGGCGTCGAGTACTACCGGAATGCCGACCCCAACGACCGCGTCCCGGGTCTCATGCACGTCACCTTCGGCGACTACCACGTCTCTGACGTGCAGTTCGTCGCGGCGTTCGATGTCGACGCCAAGAAGGTGGGCATGGACCTCGCGGAAGCGATCGTCGCCAGCGAGAACAACACCATCAAGCTCTGCGACGTGCCGCCGACCGGCGTCACCGTGCAGCGCGGCCCGACCTTCGACGGCCTCGGCCAGTACTACCGCGAGATCGTCGAGGAGTCCGACGCCACGCCTGTCGACGTGGCCAAGGCGCTGCGCGACGCGCAGGTCGACGTGGTCGTCTCGTACCTGCCGGTCGGCTCGGAGCAGGCCGACAAGTTCTACGCCCAGGCCGCGATGAACGCCGGCTGCGCGTTCGTCAACGCCCTGCCGGTGTTCATCGCCTCCGACCCCGAGTGGGCGCAGAAGTTCACCGACGCGGGCCTGCCGATCGTCGGCGACGACATCAAGAGCCAGGTCGGCGCCACCATCGTGCACCGCGCCCTGGCGAAGCTCTTCGAGGACCGGGGCGTCGAGCTGCTGCGTACGTACCAGCTCAACTTCGGCGGCAACATGGACTTCATGAACATGCTGGAGCGCAACCGCCTGGTCTCGAAGAAGATCTCGAAGACCCAGTCGGTGACCTCCCAGGTGCCGCACGAGATGGCCAAGAGCGACGTGCACATCGGCCCGTCCGACCACGTGCCGTGGCTGGACGACCGTAAGTGGGCGTACATCCGCCTGGAGGGCCGCTCGTTCGGTGACACGCCACTCAACGCCGAGCTGAAGCTTGAGGTGTGGGACTCGCCGAACTCGGCAGGTGTCATCATCGACGCCGTCCGGGCCGCGAAGATCGCGCTGGACCGGAAGATCGGCGGCCCGATCCTGTCGGCCTCGTCGTACTTCATGAAGTCCCCGCCGGTGCAGTACGCCGACCACGACGCGCACGCCGCCGTCGAGGCGTTCATCGCCGGCGAGGTCGAGCGCTGA
- a CDS encoding DUF5318 domain-containing protein: MRTQRQVVDYSLRKRAALRELLAGRVGTYDLCDASPYLKNAARFHGEATDERCPICRSENLTLVHYIYGDELKQSAGQARNVAELTVLAMTLREFQVFVVEVCLGCDWNHLVEQYLLGRDGLTGVADGDPEHGEAGGMTADGTGVRRRREAQR, translated from the coding sequence ATGCGTACGCAGCGCCAGGTCGTCGACTACTCGCTCCGAAAGCGAGCGGCGCTGCGTGAGCTCCTCGCCGGCCGCGTCGGCACCTATGACCTGTGCGACGCGTCGCCCTACCTGAAGAACGCGGCTCGGTTCCACGGCGAAGCCACCGACGAGCGGTGCCCGATCTGCCGTAGCGAGAACCTGACCCTGGTCCACTACATTTACGGGGACGAACTCAAGCAGTCGGCCGGCCAAGCCCGTAATGTGGCTGAGCTGACCGTGCTGGCGATGACGCTGCGTGAGTTCCAGGTCTTCGTGGTGGAGGTGTGCCTCGGCTGTGACTGGAACCATCTCGTCGAGCAGTACCTGCTCGGGCGGGACGGTCTGACCGGCGTCGCCGACGGCGACCCGGAGCACGGTGAGGCGGGCGGCATGACCGCCGACGGAACGGGTGTGCGGCGAAGGCGAGAGGCGCAACGGTGA
- a CDS encoding PadR family transcriptional regulator — MLELAILGLLQEAPMHGYELRKELTAKLGAIRAAISYGSLYPTLRRLQAAGWITEADETPATAEEVPALTSRRGRVVYEITAEGKERFAQLIAQTGPETYGDTGFGVHFAFFSRTDQATRLRILEGRRRTIEERREGLRDMLGRAAERLDAYTLELQRHGLEACEREVRWLEELIANERSGRAPTVPHDGTAGGPRQDNNPPPPGETRTERP; from the coding sequence GTGCTCGAACTCGCCATCCTCGGCCTGTTGCAGGAGGCCCCGATGCACGGCTACGAGCTGCGCAAGGAGCTCACCGCCAAGCTCGGGGCGATCCGTGCCGCCATCAGTTACGGCTCGCTCTATCCGACCCTGCGCCGGCTGCAGGCGGCGGGATGGATCACCGAGGCCGACGAGACACCCGCCACCGCCGAGGAGGTTCCCGCGCTGACCAGCCGACGAGGTCGGGTGGTCTACGAAATCACCGCGGAAGGAAAGGAACGCTTCGCCCAGCTCATCGCGCAGACCGGGCCGGAGACGTACGGCGACACCGGCTTCGGTGTGCACTTCGCGTTCTTTTCCCGAACCGACCAGGCGACCCGACTCCGAATTCTGGAAGGTCGCCGCCGCACGATCGAGGAACGCCGCGAGGGCCTTCGCGACATGCTGGGCCGGGCGGCCGAGCGCCTCGACGCGTACACCCTGGAGCTGCAGCGCCACGGCCTGGAGGCCTGTGAGCGTGAGGTCCGCTGGCTGGAGGAGCTCATCGCCAACGAGCGCTCCGGCCGTGCCCCGACGGTCCCGCACGACGGGACGGCCGGCGGCCCACGACAAGACAACAACCCGCCTCCGCCTGGTGAGACCAGGACAGAGCGGCCGTGA
- a CDS encoding transglycosylase domain-containing protein, whose protein sequence is MNSYGDPSSSRGRAWIPGQDDSGQADDAYRRPGGEPREVNWSTGPETSGPSARASVGGRASVGGSASVPPRGGSAGAASVGRAGPGRASVPVSPGVPGRASVPVSPGVPGRASVPVSPAGPGRASVPVSPAPGRAGRASVPVSPAGPGRASVGAAAVGAASAGRASVGSASVGGVGGRAAVARASVGGPGGPGGPGGPGGPTRPGRGGRDPGAVARARKRKRMNMLIAGFAVFIMLAGIGVVGFTYYSTNVVLPKEIPLPLSTTVYAKDGKTLVAKLGNENRTFVTIDNIPQHVRDAVAAAEDRNFYRHSGVDYKGIARAAWNNLSGGDKQGASTITQQYARNAYENLQDDSYARKVKEAILASKLNDNYTKDQIMENYLNVIYFGRGAYGIEAAAQTYFNTSAKKLTVAQGAVLAALIKQPVASATHKGFDPETNEVDAKSRWEYVVNGMVEEGWLDAPGKEQRPTEYPKVEKSKKNNGFGVATPRGNVINYVRKEMEEWGLCSNSGAEGKPSCVDELREGGYRITTTIDPKMQKALEEAAQPDRKGSVLKGQPKNLMAAAVSVDPKTGRVLAYYGGDNGTGFDYAGLNTNQNGDLVGGHPPGSSFKVYTLAAAIDAGISVKSHWDATPFKPEGYKDEIQNANRNASCAKWCTLQHSTVQSYNVPFFHLTEEIGEAKVIDMARRAGIRTIWTVDPPKAYDLTKHKPEDLGRSKFDRVIGFGQYPITVLDHANGLATLANKGKYNKAHFVRTVEKQNKATGKWDKVPGTGEKLKPQQVIRPEVADEVTAVLKEIPGKNNASLVNRQAAGKTGTWEHNGTPRNAHAWMVGYDENVATAVWIGSRDPKKPTIVDKNGDDIGGGSFPAALWKRYMDDALKGYDPSDLPDVTGVGDQDAGNGEEPAPPPPPPGGGDGNGNQQNCNPTDFLCLLGGGNNGGPGGGNNPGGPPDGDQEQGGRGGGLLPPRTTSRR, encoded by the coding sequence ATGAACTCGTACGGCGATCCCAGCTCCTCGCGCGGCCGGGCCTGGATTCCGGGCCAGGACGACTCGGGGCAGGCGGACGACGCGTACCGCCGCCCGGGTGGTGAACCGCGCGAAGTCAACTGGTCGACCGGGCCGGAGACATCCGGCCCGTCGGCCCGTGCCTCGGTCGGCGGACGTGCCTCGGTCGGCGGGTCGGCGAGCGTTCCGCCGCGCGGCGGTTCGGCCGGCGCGGCGTCGGTCGGCCGGGCCGGTCCCGGCCGCGCCTCCGTGCCGGTCTCGCCAGGCGTCCCCGGCCGTGCCTCGGTGCCGGTCTCGCCAGGCGTCCCCGGCCGTGCCTCGGTGCCGGTGTCGCCGGCCGGTCCCGGACGTGCCTCGGTGCCGGTCTCGCCCGCCCCGGGTCGCGCCGGTCGGGCTTCGGTGCCGGTGTCGCCGGCCGGTCCTGGCCGCGCCTCGGTCGGTGCCGCCGCTGTCGGCGCGGCGTCGGCCGGTCGAGCGAGCGTCGGATCGGCGTCCGTGGGTGGCGTCGGCGGTCGCGCCGCGGTGGCCCGGGCAAGCGTCGGCGGCCCCGGTGGGCCGGGTGGTCCCGGTGGACCGGGTGGACCGACCCGGCCCGGTCGCGGTGGCCGTGACCCGGGTGCGGTGGCCCGCGCCCGCAAGCGCAAGCGGATGAACATGCTGATCGCCGGTTTCGCGGTGTTCATCATGCTGGCCGGCATCGGCGTGGTCGGGTTCACCTACTACTCGACGAACGTGGTGCTGCCCAAGGAGATCCCGCTGCCGTTGTCCACCACCGTCTACGCCAAGGACGGCAAGACGCTTGTCGCCAAGCTCGGCAACGAGAACCGCACCTTCGTCACCATCGACAACATCCCCCAGCACGTGCGCGACGCCGTGGCCGCCGCGGAGGACCGGAACTTCTACCGGCACTCGGGCGTCGACTACAAGGGCATCGCCCGGGCCGCGTGGAACAACCTCTCCGGCGGCGACAAGCAGGGTGCCTCGACCATCACCCAGCAGTACGCCCGCAACGCCTACGAGAACCTCCAGGACGACAGCTACGCGCGGAAGGTGAAGGAGGCGATCCTCGCCTCCAAGCTGAACGACAACTACACCAAAGACCAGATCATGGAGAACTACCTCAACGTGATCTACTTCGGTCGTGGTGCGTACGGCATCGAGGCGGCGGCCCAGACGTACTTCAACACCAGTGCGAAGAAGTTGACGGTGGCTCAGGGCGCGGTGCTGGCCGCGCTGATCAAGCAGCCGGTCGCCAGCGCCACCCACAAGGGCTTCGACCCGGAGACCAACGAGGTCGACGCGAAGTCCCGGTGGGAGTACGTCGTCAACGGGATGGTCGAGGAGGGCTGGCTGGACGCGCCGGGCAAGGAGCAGCGGCCGACCGAATACCCGAAGGTCGAGAAGTCGAAGAAGAACAACGGCTTCGGGGTCGCCACTCCGCGCGGCAACGTCATCAACTACGTCCGCAAGGAGATGGAGGAGTGGGGCCTCTGCTCCAACTCCGGGGCCGAGGGCAAGCCCAGTTGCGTCGACGAGCTGCGCGAGGGCGGCTACCGGATCACCACCACCATCGACCCGAAGATGCAGAAGGCGCTGGAGGAGGCGGCCCAGCCGGACCGCAAGGGCTCGGTGCTCAAGGGACAGCCGAAGAACCTGATGGCGGCGGCGGTCTCCGTCGACCCGAAGACCGGCCGGGTGCTCGCCTACTACGGCGGTGACAACGGCACCGGGTTCGACTACGCCGGCCTGAACACCAACCAGAACGGCGATCTCGTCGGCGGCCACCCGCCGGGCTCGTCGTTCAAGGTCTACACCCTGGCCGCGGCGATCGACGCCGGCATCTCGGTGAAGTCGCACTGGGACGCGACCCCGTTCAAGCCCGAGGGCTACAAGGACGAAATCCAGAACGCGAACCGGAACGCGAGCTGCGCCAAGTGGTGCACCCTGCAGCACTCGACGGTGCAATCGTATAACGTGCCGTTCTTCCACCTCACCGAGGAGATCGGCGAGGCCAAGGTCATCGACATGGCCCGGCGCGCCGGCATCCGCACCATCTGGACCGTGGACCCGCCGAAGGCGTACGACCTGACCAAGCACAAGCCCGAGGACCTCGGGCGCTCGAAGTTCGACCGGGTCATCGGCTTCGGCCAGTACCCGATCACCGTGCTGGACCACGCCAACGGCCTGGCCACCCTCGCCAACAAGGGCAAGTACAACAAGGCGCACTTCGTCCGGACGGTGGAGAAGCAGAACAAGGCCACCGGCAAGTGGGACAAGGTGCCCGGCACCGGCGAGAAGCTCAAGCCGCAGCAGGTGATCCGACCGGAGGTCGCCGACGAGGTGACCGCAGTGCTCAAGGAGATCCCCGGCAAGAACAATGCCAGCCTGGTGAACCGCCAAGCCGCCGGCAAGACCGGCACCTGGGAGCACAACGGCACCCCGCGCAACGCCCACGCCTGGATGGTCGGCTACGACGAGAACGTGGCCACCGCCGTCTGGATCGGCAGCCGCGACCCGAAGAAGCCGACAATCGTCGACAAGAACGGCGACGATATCGGTGGTGGCAGCTTCCCGGCGGCGCTGTGGAAGCGGTACATGGACGACGCCCTGAAGGGCTACGACCCGTCCGACCTGCCCGACGTGACCGGCGTCGGCGATCAGGACGCCGGCAACGGCGAGGAGCCCGCCCCGCCACCGCCCCCGCCGGGCGGCGGTGACGGCAACGGCAACCAGCAGAACTGCAATCCAACGGATTTCCTCTGCCTGCTCGGCGGTGGCAACAACGGCGGTCCCGGCGGTGGCAACAACCCGGGCGGCCCACCCGACGGTGATCAGGAGCAGGGCGGTCGAGGTGGCGGCCTGCTACCACCCAGAACGACGAGCCGGAGGTAG